A single Streptomyces sp. NBC_01381 DNA region contains:
- a CDS encoding GNAT family N-acetyltransferase yields MTNRLAAEQVCAPRAPSRAVLVEGATLRLREFLPGDVEGVLGIFGDPRTTREFGMPPFERADAAALVEQARAGAARTPRTHYRLGVSEIATGELIGSAKLIVEDQSGEGGMVRVGYRSAEVGLALRADRVSFGHSVEIGFLLGVLGFDRLGLHRVWSGFMPSNIAAQRAIEKAGMVREGVLRHYGHVDGVWHDIVQYSILEDDWKSLCGR; encoded by the coding sequence ATGACGAATCGCCTGGCAGCCGAGCAAGTCTGCGCGCCGCGAGCACCGAGCAGGGCCGTTCTCGTCGAGGGCGCCACGCTGCGGCTGCGAGAGTTCCTGCCCGGCGATGTCGAAGGCGTACTCGGTATTTTCGGCGACCCGCGCACCACCCGCGAGTTTGGCATGCCGCCCTTTGAGCGCGCTGACGCCGCGGCGCTTGTCGAGCAGGCCAGGGCGGGCGCCGCGCGGACTCCTCGCACGCACTACCGGCTTGGCGTCAGCGAGATCGCCACGGGCGAGCTGATCGGCTCGGCGAAGCTGATCGTCGAGGACCAGTCGGGCGAGGGCGGCATGGTCCGCGTCGGCTACCGCAGCGCAGAGGTCGGTCTCGCGCTGCGCGCCGACCGCGTGAGCTTCGGCCACAGCGTCGAGATCGGCTTCCTGCTGGGCGTTCTGGGCTTCGACCGGCTCGGACTGCACCGCGTCTGGTCGGGATTCATGCCGTCCAACATCGCCGCGCAGCGGGCCATCGAGAAGGCCGGCATGGTCCGGGAGGGAGTGCTGCGCCACTACGGCCATGTGGACGGCGTGTGGCACGACATCGTCCAGTACTCGATTCTCGAGGACGACTGGAAGTCCCTCTGCGGCCGGTGA